One segment of Acidobacteriota bacterium DNA contains the following:
- a CDS encoding squalene/phytoene synthase family protein codes for MTDLQDLLVKTSRTFAMSIPLLPEPTCSEVRLAYLLFRIADTFEDSTAWSRERRVQALERFIALLAAPNADEAQRLGRTWTEDPPVDHDGYLELLAEFPAVMAAFWELDDDARELVRDHTARTAEGMAGFVQRMDDDACLLLEDVDDLRRYCYVVAGIVGEMLTELFLLHSPALDDSAPFLRARARAFGEGLQLVNILKDSATDRVEGRRYLPKGVEREEIFALARGDLREAATYVQALQDGGAPRGVVEFCALPVLLAFATLERVEEEGPGAKISRPEVFSIAQAMTETLDTEQPLFPALRQNSSPTASS; via the coding sequence ATGACCGACCTCCAGGACTTGCTGGTCAAGACCAGCCGCACCTTCGCCATGTCCATTCCCTTGCTCCCGGAGCCCACCTGCTCCGAGGTTCGCCTGGCCTACCTTCTCTTCCGTATCGCCGATACATTCGAGGACTCCACCGCCTGGTCCCGGGAGCGACGAGTGCAGGCCCTGGAACGCTTCATCGCCCTGCTGGCGGCGCCAAACGCCGACGAAGCCCAGCGGCTGGGGCGGACCTGGACCGAGGATCCGCCGGTGGACCACGACGGCTACCTCGAGCTGCTGGCGGAATTTCCCGCCGTCATGGCGGCGTTTTGGGAATTGGATGACGACGCCCGGGAGCTGGTGCGGGACCACACCGCCCGCACCGCCGAGGGCATGGCCGGATTCGTCCAGCGTATGGACGACGACGCCTGTCTGCTCCTCGAGGATGTCGACGACCTGCGGCGCTACTGCTATGTGGTGGCGGGCATCGTGGGCGAGATGCTCACCGAGCTCTTCTTGCTCCACAGCCCGGCCCTGGACGACTCCGCACCCTTCCTCCGCGCCCGGGCGCGGGCCTTCGGCGAGGGCCTCCAACTGGTCAACATCCTCAAGGACTCCGCCACGGACCGGGTGGAAGGCCGGCGCTATCTGCCCAAGGGGGTCGAGCGAGAGGAGATTTTCGCCCTGGCCCGAGGGGATCTGCGGGAAGCCGCCACTTACGTCCAAGCACTGCAGGACGGCGGTGCTCCCCGGGGCGTCGTGGAATTCTGCGCCTTGCCCGTGCTCCTCGCCTTTGCCACCCTCGAGCGGGTGGAGGAAGAGGGTCCCGGTGCCAAGATCAGTCGGCCGGAGGTCTTCTCCATCGCCCAGGCCATGACCGAGACCCTGGACACAGAGCAACCCCTATTCCCGGCCCTGCGCCAGAACTCCTCCCCCACAGCCAGCTCTTGA
- a CDS encoding isopentenyl phosphate kinase: MAAAATTADGAAPPLTLIKWGGSLITDKTSAETPRPEILQRLSEELATAVQKQPGAVILGHGSGSFGHVAARRHRLQGPLEDPLQRAGVAPVQCAAHRLHRLVVEALLAAGGRPYSYPAATALVAHEGEPEAVAGEALELALELGMIPVTGGDVVMDRRWGAAICSTEAVLEALIPVLRRPVTRILWLGETAGILDAQGSTVPTVTADNLDAVRSALGDPRGTDVTGGMNLRLATAWRLARRGIPSLIADGGEPGLLARALAGETVAGTWVE; this comes from the coding sequence ATGGCCGCCGCTGCCACCACCGCCGACGGCGCCGCTCCGCCTCTGACGCTGATCAAATGGGGCGGCAGTCTGATCACCGACAAAACCTCCGCCGAGACTCCCCGTCCGGAGATCTTGCAGCGGCTGTCGGAGGAGCTGGCGACGGCGGTGCAGAAGCAGCCCGGTGCGGTGATCCTGGGTCACGGTAGCGGCTCCTTCGGCCACGTAGCGGCCCGGCGGCATCGGCTGCAAGGTCCCCTCGAAGATCCGCTGCAAAGGGCCGGGGTAGCTCCGGTCCAATGTGCCGCCCATCGTCTGCACCGACTGGTGGTAGAAGCCCTGCTGGCCGCCGGCGGTCGCCCTTACTCCTACCCCGCCGCCACGGCCCTCGTCGCCCACGAGGGAGAGCCCGAGGCCGTGGCTGGGGAGGCGTTGGAGCTCGCCCTGGAGCTGGGGATGATCCCGGTGACCGGCGGCGACGTGGTGATGGATCGCCGCTGGGGCGCAGCGATATGCTCTACCGAGGCGGTGCTGGAGGCGCTGATCCCGGTTCTCCGCCGGCCGGTGACCCGCATCCTCTGGCTCGGCGAGACCGCCGGCATCCTCGATGCCCAGGGCTCCACGGTGCCGACGGTCACCGCCGACAACCTGGACGCCGTCCGGAGCGCCCTGGGGGACCCGCGGGGTACCGACGTCACCGGCGGCATGAATCTACGGCTCGCCACCGCCTGGCGCCTAGCCCGGCGGGGGATCCCGTCCCTCATCGCCGACGGCGGCGAGCCCGGACTGTTGGCCCGGGCCCTGGCCGGCGAGACCGTTGCAGGTACGTGGGTGGAATAG
- the mvaD gene encoding diphosphomevalonate decarboxylase, which produces MSQKHTVISPANIAFVKYWGARDLERAIPVQPSISMTLRNAVSHTTVEASDASGPDEVLVAAEDGTLAPAPPAFQERILPHLERLRQRAGSTAALKVATRNSFPSAAGIASSASGFSALTLATAGALGLHLEPREASVLARLSGSGSASRSVMGGYVEWPVASHGEESDEAAAAQIADAGHWQLADVIVLVETGPKDVSSLGGHRRATTSPHFARRQELLPGRLEAVRDAIRRRDLDALGPVVEEEAVELHLITMSSKPPIFYWQPATLAVMEAVRRLREEGLSAWYTMDAGANVHVICEETAAAAVASELRGVPGVRGILPDGVGAGPRVSDEDLF; this is translated from the coding sequence GTGAGCCAAAAGCACACCGTCATCTCTCCCGCCAATATCGCGTTCGTCAAATATTGGGGTGCCCGGGACTTGGAACGGGCCATCCCCGTCCAGCCGTCCATCTCCATGACCCTGCGCAATGCGGTAAGCCACACCACCGTCGAGGCCTCCGACGCCAGCGGCCCGGACGAGGTGCTGGTGGCAGCGGAAGACGGCACCCTGGCGCCGGCACCGCCGGCCTTCCAGGAACGCATCCTCCCCCACCTGGAGCGTCTGCGCCAACGGGCCGGCAGCACCGCCGCCCTCAAGGTGGCCACCCGCAACAGCTTTCCCTCCGCCGCCGGCATCGCCTCCTCCGCCTCCGGCTTTTCCGCCCTCACTCTGGCCACCGCTGGCGCTCTGGGCCTCCACCTCGAGCCGCGGGAGGCTTCGGTGCTGGCGCGCCTCAGCGGCTCCGGCTCGGCTTCGCGGTCGGTGATGGGAGGCTACGTGGAATGGCCCGTCGCTTCCCACGGCGAGGAGTCGGACGAGGCCGCCGCCGCCCAGATCGCCGACGCCGGCCACTGGCAGCTTGCGGATGTCATCGTCCTGGTGGAGACGGGCCCCAAGGACGTCTCCTCCCTGGGAGGCCACCGGCGAGCCACCACCAGCCCTCACTTCGCTCGCCGCCAGGAGCTCTTGCCCGGGCGCCTGGAGGCGGTGCGGGACGCGATTCGGCGCCGAGATCTGGACGCTCTGGGCCCGGTGGTGGAGGAAGAGGCGGTGGAGCTGCACCTCATCACCATGTCTTCCAAGCCGCCCATCTTCTACTGGCAGCCCGCCACTCTGGCGGTGATGGAGGCGGTCCGCCGCCTGCGGGAGGAGGGCCTCTCCGCCTGGTACACCATGGACGCCGGCGCCAACGTGCACGTGATCTGCGAGGAGACCGCCGCCGCCGCCGTGGCGTCTGAGCTGCGGGGGGTGCCCGGCGTCCGCGGCATCCTCCCCGACGGCGTCGGTGCCGGCCCCCGAGTCTCGGACGAGGATCTCTTTTAG
- a CDS encoding hydroxymethylglutaryl-CoA reductase, translating into MSDPSSPGPNQSLDEEALVAELRDGKRRFHALPPALGAERAAELRRRALEQITGADLGHWGHFSLDARRASTRHCENFLGAVQVPVGILGPLPVRGQYIDDDVFVPLATTEGALVASVNRGCAAIREAGGAKLWVEDAGMTRAPVFRTSGIDETRRFLHWLKENHGEIRRVAEATSNHLELREVRPFVFGTSIFLRFCFGTGDAMGMNMVTIACDRVVHDLIEPATGIQCSALSGNYCSDKKPAQINIQEGRGKSIHAEVRLPEEVLASKLKTDAHRLAETQYRKNLLGSIAAGSKGFNAQVANVAAAFFIATGQDPAHVAEAAVALTCIEAQDDGSALASLFLPDVPLGAVGGGTALATQAAALELLGVRPDPEHPGAAVGRLAEIFGATALAGELSLMAALTSRDLAGAHERLGRGRQGR; encoded by the coding sequence ATGAGCGACCCATCATCTCCTGGTCCGAATCAATCTTTGGACGAAGAAGCTCTCGTCGCCGAGCTACGGGACGGTAAACGACGCTTCCACGCCCTGCCGCCTGCATTGGGAGCAGAGCGCGCCGCCGAGCTCCGGCGCCGGGCCCTGGAACAGATCACCGGCGCCGACCTCGGGCACTGGGGCCATTTCTCCCTCGACGCCCGCCGCGCCAGCACTCGCCATTGCGAAAATTTCCTCGGCGCCGTGCAGGTGCCGGTGGGCATCCTAGGACCACTGCCGGTGCGCGGCCAATACATTGACGACGATGTCTTCGTTCCCCTGGCCACCACCGAGGGGGCTCTGGTGGCCAGCGTCAACCGTGGCTGCGCCGCCATCCGCGAGGCCGGCGGCGCCAAGCTGTGGGTGGAGGACGCGGGCATGACCCGGGCACCGGTCTTCCGCACCAGCGGCATCGACGAAACCCGCCGCTTCCTCCACTGGCTGAAAGAGAACCACGGCGAGATCCGGCGCGTGGCGGAGGCCACCAGCAATCACCTGGAGCTGCGGGAGGTCCGCCCCTTCGTTTTCGGCACCAGCATCTTCCTGCGCTTCTGCTTCGGTACCGGCGACGCCATGGGCATGAACATGGTCACCATCGCCTGCGACCGGGTGGTCCACGACCTCATCGAGCCCGCCACGGGCATTCAGTGCTCGGCGCTCTCGGGCAACTATTGCTCGGATAAGAAGCCCGCCCAGATCAACATCCAGGAAGGCCGCGGTAAGAGCATCCACGCCGAGGTGCGGCTGCCGGAAGAAGTGCTGGCGTCGAAGCTCAAGACCGACGCCCACCGGCTGGCGGAAACCCAATACCGCAAGAACCTCCTCGGCTCCATCGCCGCCGGCTCCAAGGGCTTCAACGCCCAGGTCGCCAACGTGGCGGCGGCGTTCTTCATCGCCACCGGTCAGGACCCCGCCCACGTGGCGGAGGCGGCGGTAGCGCTGACCTGCATCGAAGCCCAGGACGACGGCTCCGCCCTGGCCTCCCTCTTCCTCCCCGACGTGCCCCTGGGCGCCGTCGGCGGCGGCACCGCCCTGGCCACCCAGGCGGCAGCCCTGGAGCTCTTGGGAGTGCGCCCCGACCCCGAGCATCCCGGCGCCGCCGTCGGTCGCCTGGCGGAGATCTTCGGCGCCACCGCCCTCGCCGGCGAGCTGTCGCTGATGGCCGCCCTCACCTCCCGCGACCTGGCCGGAGCTCACGAGCGCCTGGGCCGGGGCCGCCAAGGCCGCTAA
- a CDS encoding polyprenyl synthetase family protein, with protein MSTEFDALMARFRDRLEGELNQFLAAQRQASLERTPEADALLEQLRGLVLSGGKRLRPALVYFSYLACEGAEEARVLPVAMATELLHTYLLIHDDIMDHADTRRGHPTSHVHFRDRYLREGWPGGEDEAREYGNSMAILAGDVAHTYADQLFASVETDPERRFKLQRIYYSMCREVIDGQYLELHMGLGGDPSEDDLRRVLRLKSGLYSVERPLQLGAILAGAGPRRYEALSHYGSAMGEAFQLQDDILGMFGDPNAVGKPVGGDLLEGKFTFLVHHTLRLASKADADRLRQGLGQRDLPQQDVEDLCAVIRSSGGLAAVEAMVERRSREARDVIQGLDLAPAGKAFLLGLIGYLGARSH; from the coding sequence GTGAGCACTGAATTCGATGCCTTGATGGCCCGCTTCCGGGATCGCCTGGAGGGCGAGTTGAATCAATTCCTCGCCGCCCAGCGCCAGGCGAGCCTGGAGCGCACGCCGGAGGCCGATGCCCTGCTGGAGCAACTCCGCGGGCTGGTGCTCTCCGGCGGCAAGCGGCTACGGCCAGCGCTGGTCTACTTCAGCTATCTGGCCTGTGAGGGAGCGGAGGAAGCGCGAGTCCTGCCCGTGGCCATGGCCACCGAGCTGCTCCACACCTATCTGCTGATCCACGACGACATCATGGATCACGCCGATACCCGGCGCGGCCACCCCACCTCCCACGTCCACTTCCGGGACCGCTATCTGCGGGAGGGATGGCCCGGCGGCGAGGACGAGGCCCGGGAGTACGGCAACTCCATGGCGATCCTCGCCGGCGACGTGGCCCACACCTACGCCGACCAGCTCTTCGCCTCCGTGGAAACGGATCCGGAGCGCCGCTTCAAGCTCCAGCGCATCTACTACTCCATGTGCCGGGAGGTCATCGACGGCCAGTATTTGGAGCTCCACATGGGCCTCGGCGGGGACCCCTCGGAGGACGACCTGCGGCGGGTGCTACGGCTCAAGTCGGGCCTCTACAGCGTCGAGCGACCGCTGCAGCTCGGCGCCATCCTCGCCGGCGCCGGCCCGCGGCGCTACGAGGCCCTATCCCACTACGGCAGCGCCATGGGCGAGGCCTTCCAGCTGCAGGACGATATCCTGGGCATGTTCGGCGACCCCAATGCCGTCGGCAAACCGGTGGGAGGCGACCTGCTGGAGGGCAAATTCACCTTCCTGGTCCATCACACCCTGCGGCTGGCCTCGAAGGCGGACGCCGACCGGCTGCGCCAGGGCCTGGGCCAGCGCGACCTGCCCCAACAAGACGTCGAGGATCTGTGCGCGGTGATCCGTTCCAGCGGCGGCCTGGCGGCGGTGGAGGCGATGGTGGAACGGCGTAGCCGGGAGGCCCGGGACGTGATCCAGGGCCTGGATCTGGCGCCGGCGGGCAAGGCCTTTCTCCTCGGCCTCATCGGTTACCTCGGCGCGCGCAGCCACTGA
- a CDS encoding amidohydrolase family protein yields the protein MTRLRALGVLLLALSTISTGGPADAQEPFTALVGATVHPVSGPPLDGATVLVSGDTIQAVGSDLEVPADASVVDLTGRHLYPTFIAAHSVLGLVEVNSVRGTVDTRETGDLNPALRTEVAFNADSRLLPVTVSGGVLFAHVVPSGGLLAGTSAVMRLEGWNWRGMTVRAPVAMHLQFPIYEAPEESWWGEPKTQEEVDEDRKEALELLNKTFDDARAYRKARAAHDDGRGPWVAYDPNLEALLPVLDGSRPLFLHAAEHRQIEGALEWAREEGLENLVLVSRQDATAFAQRLAEDEIPVILAGVLREPERDWEPYDAAFTAAARLHEAGVKLVIADSGSTFGAANTRNLPFHAAMAATFGLPRDAALRAITLSAAEVLGVAERLGSLEAGKEASFVITDGDPLEITTRIEAVWSAGRPVDLDQDPQRRLYQRYRQRPTAPSQP from the coding sequence ATGACCCGCCTGCGAGCCCTCGGAGTCCTCCTCCTGGCCCTCTCCACAATCTCCACCGGGGGACCCGCCGACGCCCAGGAGCCCTTCACCGCCCTGGTGGGCGCCACCGTCCATCCGGTGAGCGGACCGCCCCTGGACGGCGCCACCGTGCTGGTCTCCGGGGACACCATCCAGGCCGTCGGAAGCGATCTGGAAGTCCCCGCCGACGCCTCGGTGGTGGATCTCACCGGCCGTCACCTCTACCCCACCTTCATCGCCGCCCACAGCGTTCTGGGCTTGGTGGAGGTCAACAGCGTCCGCGGCACCGTCGACACTCGCGAGACCGGCGATCTCAACCCGGCGCTACGGACCGAGGTGGCCTTCAATGCCGATTCCCGGCTGCTGCCGGTGACCGTCTCCGGCGGCGTGCTCTTCGCCCACGTCGTACCCAGTGGCGGTCTGCTGGCGGGTACCTCGGCGGTGATGCGGCTGGAGGGATGGAACTGGCGCGGCATGACCGTCCGGGCCCCTGTCGCCATGCACCTCCAATTCCCCATCTACGAAGCGCCGGAAGAGTCCTGGTGGGGGGAACCCAAGACCCAGGAAGAGGTCGACGAGGACCGCAAGGAAGCCCTAGAGCTGCTGAACAAGACCTTCGATGACGCCCGCGCCTACCGCAAAGCCCGCGCCGCCCATGACGACGGCCGGGGGCCCTGGGTGGCCTACGACCCCAATCTGGAGGCTCTGCTGCCGGTGCTCGACGGTTCCCGGCCCCTCTTCCTCCACGCCGCCGAGCATCGCCAGATCGAAGGCGCCCTCGAGTGGGCCCGGGAGGAGGGACTGGAGAATCTGGTGCTGGTCAGCCGGCAGGACGCCACCGCCTTCGCCCAGCGCCTGGCGGAGGACGAGATCCCGGTGATCCTCGCCGGCGTGCTGCGGGAACCGGAGCGGGATTGGGAACCTTACGATGCCGCCTTCACCGCCGCTGCCCGACTGCACGAGGCCGGTGTGAAGCTGGTGATCGCCGACTCCGGCTCCACCTTCGGCGCCGCCAACACCCGCAACCTGCCGTTCCACGCCGCCATGGCGGCCACCTTCGGGCTGCCCCGGGACGCCGCTCTGCGAGCCATTACCCTCAGCGCCGCCGAGGTGCTGGGGGTGGCCGAGCGCCTGGGCTCCCTGGAGGCCGGCAAGGAAGCCAGCTTCGTCATCACCGACGGCGATCCCCTGGAGATCACCACCCGCATCGAAGCGGTTTGGTCCGCCGGCCGCCCGGTGGACCTCGACCAGGATCCCCAACGCCGTCTCTACCAGCGCTATCGCCAGCGCCCGACCGCACCGAGCCAGCCGTGA
- a CDS encoding amidohydrolase family protein → MNRGSLILTGLLTGLALLLPGVAQARTGPTHTIPAHTIDPEAWRSTPPENPGVVLVRGATVWTQGPDGILEDADLLVRDGRIEAVGQGLDAPGDALVVDAAGKHVTPGLIDAHSHIAIDGEVNESTHIVTAEVRIRDVLDPGHIAIYRQLAGGLTSANILHGSANAIGGQNAVIKMRWGADADGLLFEGAPSGIKFALGENPKRSNFRRPGPPRFPTTRPGVEQAIRQALDDARAYREAWETYRQADDRATRVPPRRDVQMEALLEVLSGDRLVHAHSYRADEILMLLGVAESFGFRIATLQHVLEGYKVADEIAAHGAGASTFTDWWAYKYEVIDAIPYNGALMHERGVVVSFNSDSDELGRRMQLEAAKAVRYGGVDRAEALDFVTLNPARQLGIEDRVGSLEAGKDADFVIWSGDPLSTASRCDETWIDGRKYFDRQEHLAAWKELEAEREALLAKVRAATPPDEPPADAGAGEDAMGSEEGMEVNPGEELEIPDNVQPPEDLEGSNPPRQETPAPQEAPSQQESNPEANPPPSSQPREVH, encoded by the coding sequence ATGAACCGCGGCTCACTGATTCTGACCGGGCTGCTGACCGGCCTCGCACTGCTGCTGCCGGGCGTTGCCCAGGCCCGCACTGGCCCTACCCACACGATCCCTGCCCACACGATTGACCCCGAGGCTTGGCGCTCCACCCCGCCGGAGAATCCCGGGGTGGTCTTGGTGCGCGGGGCCACGGTGTGGACCCAAGGACCCGACGGCATCCTCGAAGACGCCGACCTGCTGGTGCGGGACGGCCGCATCGAGGCGGTGGGCCAGGGTCTCGACGCCCCGGGCGATGCTCTGGTGGTGGACGCCGCCGGCAAGCATGTGACGCCGGGACTCATCGACGCCCACTCCCATATCGCCATCGACGGCGAGGTCAACGAGAGCACCCACATCGTCACTGCGGAGGTGCGCATCCGGGACGTCCTCGACCCCGGGCACATCGCCATCTACCGCCAGCTCGCCGGCGGCCTCACCAGCGCCAACATTCTCCACGGCTCCGCCAACGCCATCGGGGGTCAGAATGCGGTGATCAAGATGCGCTGGGGTGCTGATGCCGACGGCCTGCTCTTCGAAGGCGCTCCGTCGGGGATCAAATTCGCCTTGGGCGAGAATCCCAAGCGCAGCAACTTCCGCCGCCCCGGCCCACCGCGCTTCCCCACCACCCGCCCCGGTGTCGAGCAGGCCATTCGGCAGGCGCTGGACGATGCCCGGGCCTATCGGGAAGCCTGGGAGACCTATCGGCAAGCGGACGACCGCGCCACCCGCGTGCCGCCGCGGCGGGACGTGCAAATGGAAGCCCTCCTGGAGGTGCTCTCCGGCGACCGCCTCGTCCACGCCCACTCTTACCGCGCCGACGAGATTCTGATGCTGCTGGGGGTGGCGGAGAGCTTCGGCTTCCGCATCGCCACGCTGCAGCACGTGCTGGAGGGCTACAAGGTGGCGGACGAGATCGCCGCCCACGGTGCCGGCGCTTCCACCTTCACCGATTGGTGGGCCTACAAATATGAGGTCATCGACGCCATTCCCTACAACGGCGCTCTGATGCACGAGCGCGGGGTGGTGGTCTCCTTCAACTCCGACAGCGACGAGCTCGGCCGGCGGATGCAGCTGGAAGCCGCCAAGGCGGTGCGCTACGGCGGAGTGGACCGCGCCGAAGCCCTCGACTTCGTGACCCTCAACCCGGCCCGCCAGCTGGGCATCGAGGATCGCGTCGGCAGCCTGGAGGCCGGCAAGGACGCCGACTTCGTGATCTGGAGCGGCGATCCCCTCTCCACCGCCAGCCGCTGCGACGAGACCTGGATCGACGGGCGCAAATACTTCGACCGGCAGGAGCACCTGGCAGCGTGGAAAGAGCTGGAGGCGGAGCGGGAAGCGCTCCTCGCCAAGGTCCGCGCCGCCACTCCCCCGGACGAGCCGCCGGCGGATGCCGGCGCCGGGGAGGACGCGATGGGCTCCGAGGAAGGCATGGAAGTCAACCCCGGGGAGGAGCTCGAGATCCCGGACAACGTCCAGCCTCCGGAGGACCTGGAAGGCTCCAACCCTCCACGGCAAGAAACGCCCGCCCCGCAAGAGGCGCCTTCGCAGCAGGAAAGCAACCCCGAGGCCAACCCGCCTCCGAGCTCCCAACCCCGGGAGGTGCACTGA
- a CDS encoding amidohydrolase family protein — MRLSPKARPGIRLGGAAVASRSTLPSLFLACFLTATLVALLGSPSATAEAREAEAPAVWALTHARVVTAPGRVLDDATVVIRDGLIEAVGTGLQAPPDARIEDFSGLTVYPGLIDAYAERSWPEESHPPQGSHDNPQVRPERDLALYGHDAGFAKQRRKAGITTALVASAEGVLRGSSALINLGDGGLEHNLLLGAAAQHASLEAAEGRDYPNSTMGAVALARQSFLDARWYRRARAAWEADPGQPRIPYSRSLEALGPAAHGESPVFFTASDVNAVGRAADLATELNLQAVLVGNGHEYQQLPALQAAGFPLILPLSFPEAPEVGDEGPAAAVALAELRHWDQAAANPARVLGAELTIAFTTHGLDKPAKIFPALAKAREHGLTEDQILAAWTTVPARLLGLEDRLGTLDAGKWANLLVVEGELWTDEPKLQEVWIDGRRYSLEDDGGGGDKAMQWTRRPPSGIGASAEAATRAGAAAGGAS; from the coding sequence ATGCGTCTCTCTCCGAAAGCTCGCCCGGGTATCCGTCTCGGGGGCGCCGCCGTCGCCTCCCGAAGCACCCTGCCGAGCCTCTTCCTCGCCTGCTTCCTGACCGCTACCCTGGTCGCCTTGCTGGGCTCCCCGTCCGCCACCGCCGAAGCTCGCGAGGCAGAAGCTCCGGCCGTCTGGGCCCTGACCCATGCCCGGGTGGTCACCGCTCCGGGACGGGTTCTGGACGACGCCACGGTAGTGATCCGGGACGGCCTCATCGAAGCGGTGGGCACCGGCCTACAAGCGCCGCCGGACGCTCGCATCGAGGATTTCTCCGGTCTCACCGTCTACCCCGGCCTCATCGACGCCTATGCCGAGCGCTCCTGGCCGGAGGAATCCCATCCTCCCCAAGGCAGCCACGACAACCCGCAGGTGCGCCCTGAGCGCGACCTGGCCCTCTATGGCCATGACGCAGGCTTCGCCAAGCAGCGCCGCAAGGCGGGCATCACCACCGCTTTGGTGGCTTCCGCAGAGGGCGTGCTGCGAGGCTCCAGCGCTTTGATCAATCTCGGTGACGGCGGCCTGGAGCACAATCTGCTCCTCGGCGCGGCGGCCCAACACGCCAGCCTCGAAGCGGCGGAGGGCCGCGACTACCCCAACTCCACCATGGGGGCCGTCGCCCTGGCCCGCCAGAGCTTCCTCGACGCCCGCTGGTATCGCCGGGCTCGCGCCGCCTGGGAGGCGGATCCTGGCCAGCCTCGGATTCCCTACTCCCGGAGCCTGGAGGCCTTGGGACCGGCCGCCCACGGCGAATCGCCGGTCTTCTTCACCGCCAGCGACGTCAACGCCGTAGGCCGGGCCGCGGATCTCGCCACCGAGCTCAACCTGCAGGCGGTGCTGGTGGGCAACGGGCACGAATACCAACAGCTGCCGGCCCTCCAGGCCGCCGGCTTCCCGCTCATCCTGCCCCTGAGCTTCCCCGAGGCGCCAGAGGTCGGTGACGAGGGGCCGGCAGCGGCGGTGGCCCTGGCGGAGCTGCGCCATTGGGATCAGGCGGCCGCCAACCCCGCCCGGGTCCTCGGCGCCGAGCTGACCATCGCTTTCACCACCCATGGGCTGGACAAGCCTGCGAAGATCTTCCCCGCCCTGGCCAAGGCTCGGGAGCACGGTCTGACGGAGGATCAAATCCTCGCCGCCTGGACCACCGTCCCGGCCCGGCTGCTGGGTCTGGAAGACCGGCTGGGCACCCTCGATGCCGGCAAATGGGCCAATCTGCTGGTGGTGGAAGGCGAGCTGTGGACCGACGAGCCGAAGCTCCAGGAGGTGTGGATCGACGGCCGGCGCTACTCGCTGGAGGACGACGGAGGCGGCGGTGACAAGGCGATGCAATGGACCCGCCGACCGCCCTCGGGCATCGGAGCGAGCGCCGAAGCCGCCACCCGAGCCGGCGCCGCGGCGGGAGGTGCATCATGA